A single genomic interval of Natronolimnobius sp. AArcel1 harbors:
- a CDS encoding lipopolysaccharide biosynthesis protein yields MPDRSTHTEQAVSQELQSDNTGDDGDDESPLKETTESDAGAAGVESVPADEREALLTIAHGAVVTSGGISVQRGLTTATEFVLTRALGPVAYGVYALAWRIAQILVRLVTFGSVPALQRYVPDAGDDRARQSRVVGIAYATTAGVGLAMAVGIWILAPWINNATVDQPAFPTTMRLFGVLIVPIGFVMIAAGVFRAVGSARGEVLFNKLLRPAVRLVGALAALAVGYSVVGVAGAILGFMFALAVVGIPVTIRATEIRPVLRRTPGELRQFYNYAGPVAMSSFGKIFQNRIDVLLVGALLTAVATGIYNVVLVLVAIAWIPLQAFNQLLPPVASSLYSNGQIDTLNAIYTSVTRLILTTVLPILAVLAVFGADLLALFGPTYAAGYVPLVVYLGGVFVGSAVGATGWLLMMTDHQYARMILDWLLAVSNVVLTYVFILEFGLVGAALGTSLAIAAQNAIQVVLLERFEGLWPFDATFFRPLAAGLVMIGVLVLIRTALSGPLAIAVGAIVGLCAYIGTLRVLGVDPRDRLVVRELYSQYRADIVASRSS; encoded by the coding sequence ATGCCGGACCGTTCAACGCACACAGAACAGGCAGTGAGTCAGGAGTTGCAAAGCGACAACACGGGCGACGATGGCGACGACGAGTCGCCGCTCAAGGAGACGACAGAGAGCGACGCTGGCGCGGCAGGTGTGGAATCAGTTCCGGCAGACGAACGAGAGGCGTTGCTCACAATCGCGCATGGCGCGGTCGTCACGTCCGGTGGAATCTCAGTCCAACGGGGGCTGACCACCGCGACGGAGTTCGTCCTCACGCGTGCGCTCGGTCCGGTCGCGTACGGCGTCTACGCACTTGCATGGCGGATCGCACAGATTCTGGTTCGACTCGTCACGTTTGGCAGCGTCCCGGCGCTCCAGCGATACGTTCCTGACGCGGGCGACGACCGCGCCCGCCAGTCACGAGTCGTGGGAATCGCCTATGCGACCACGGCCGGCGTCGGGTTGGCGATGGCAGTCGGTATCTGGATACTTGCACCGTGGATCAACAACGCCACCGTCGACCAGCCAGCGTTTCCGACGACGATGCGGCTGTTCGGCGTTCTTATCGTTCCAATTGGATTTGTGATGATCGCCGCAGGCGTCTTTCGCGCAGTTGGCTCCGCTCGAGGCGAAGTCCTGTTCAACAAACTCCTCCGGCCGGCCGTTCGGCTGGTCGGTGCACTCGCAGCGCTTGCGGTCGGGTACTCTGTCGTCGGCGTCGCCGGTGCAATACTTGGATTCATGTTCGCACTTGCTGTGGTCGGCATTCCGGTGACGATTCGAGCGACCGAGATCCGGCCGGTGCTTCGACGGACGCCAGGAGAACTGCGCCAGTTCTATAACTACGCGGGCCCCGTCGCGATGAGCAGTTTCGGGAAGATTTTTCAAAACCGCATCGACGTGTTGCTCGTCGGAGCGCTGTTGACGGCCGTAGCAACTGGTATCTACAACGTCGTCCTCGTACTGGTCGCGATTGCGTGGATCCCGCTGCAGGCGTTCAACCAGCTCTTGCCCCCGGTCGCCTCGAGCCTCTACTCGAACGGACAGATCGACACGCTGAATGCGATCTACACATCAGTGACACGATTGATCCTCACGACAGTACTCCCGATTCTCGCCGTTCTCGCGGTGTTTGGCGCGGACCTCCTCGCACTGTTTGGCCCAACGTACGCCGCAGGCTACGTGCCACTCGTCGTCTACCTTGGCGGCGTCTTCGTCGGCAGCGCCGTTGGCGCAACTGGCTGGTTGCTGATGATGACTGACCACCAATACGCGCGGATGATACTCGACTGGCTGCTCGCCGTCTCGAATGTCGTCTTAACCTACGTGTTCATCCTTGAGTTCGGACTCGTCGGCGCAGCGCTTGGCACATCACTCGCCATTGCCGCCCAGAACGCAATACAGGTCGTCTTACTCGAGCGCTTCGAGGGGCTGTGGCCGTTTGATGCGACGTTTTTCCGACCGCTCGCAGCCGGGCTTGTCATGATCGGAGTGCTCGTCCTCATCCGAACGGCTCTCAGTGGCCCACTCGCAATCGCGGTCGGCGCTATCGTCGGGCTCTGTGCCTATATCGGGACATTGCGCGTTCTCGGCGTCGACCCACGGGACCGCCTCGTCGTTCGCGAACTCTACAGTCAATACCGTGCTGACATCGTTGC